The Mesoterricola silvestris sequence CCCCTTCGTGGGCAAGGCCGGGGAACTCCTGGACAAGATGCTGGGGGCCATGGGCTTCTCGAGGAACCAGGTGTACATCTGCAACGTGGTGAAGTGCCGTCCCCCGGACAACAGGACCCCCACCCCCGCCGAGGCCCAGCGCTGCCTGCCCTACCTGAGGCGCCAGATCGAGCTGATCCGCCCCGCGGTCATCGTCACCCTGGGCGCCACGCCCCTGCGGGAGCTCCTGGGCGTCTCCACCGGCATCACCCGCATCCGCGGGCAGTGGCAGACCCTGGACATGCTGGGGGGGATCCCCGTGATGCCCACCTTCCACCCGGCCTACGTGCTCCGCCAGTACACCCAGGACGTGCGCAGGGCGGTATGGGCGGACCTCCAGGCCGCCAGGAACTGGCTTTCGGAAAATCACGGCCCAGCCAAATGATGCCAAACTAGGCGTTCAATACGGGGAACCTCATGCGTCTGATCAACGTGCTCTTCATCGTGCTCATCGCCTTCGTGCTCATGTCGGTGGGCTACGTGTACATGGGGAACACGGCGGTGCTGGGCCAGAACATCAAGCTGTGGACGGACGTGAGCGTGCGGGTGTCCTCCCTCCTGGTGGGCGCCTTCCTCCTGGGCTTCGTGCTGAACCTGCTCTACACCGGCATCATGGAATTCACCCGCTTCGTCAAGGGCATCAACGCCTCCGCCGCGACCCGGGCCGGGAAGCGCCTTTCCAGCCTGCTGACGGAGGCCCGGGACCTCCTCTCCCACGGCCTTCCCGGCCATGCCCGCCAGGTGCTGGAGAGCGTCCTGCGGGAGCGGGGGGACCACGTGGCCGCGAGCCTGCTCATGGCCGAGGCCCTGGTGAAGCTGGGCGACTACGATGCCGCCGTCAAGCACCTGGAGGGCTGCGCCCAGGCCCACCCCGAGGCCATCGAGTTCCAGTACCTGCTGGCCGACGCCCTCATCGCCGCCCGCAACCCCGAGGCCGCCGCCGTCCTGCTGAAGCGGGTGGCGGGGGACAACCCCAAGGTGGCGCTGCGGGCCCTGCGCAAGCTGCGCACCCTGCACATGGACGCCGGGCGCTGGGAGGAGGCCCTGGATGTGCACAAGCGCCTCATGTCCCGCTTCGCCAAGGAAGTGAACAGCCCCGAACGGGCCCAGGGCACGGCCCTGCAGTACCAGGTGGGCCTCACCAAGGTGGAGGCCGACCTCTACAAGGAGGCCGCCCAGATCTTCCAGCAGATCCTCAAGGAGGACACCACCTTCGTCCCCGCCTACCTCTCGCTGGGCCGCTGCATGATCCTCCAGGACCAGGAGGTGCAGGGCCTGGAGATCTGGCAGGAGGGCTTCCGCACCACCGGGGAGGGCGCCCTGCTGCAGGAGGTGGAGGACTACTTCATCCAGAGCGGCAAGCCCGAGGAAGGCCTCGCCGTGCTCCGGCGCATCGCCGCCACCAGCGAATTCGCCACCACCGCCAAGTTCTTCCTGGGCAAGATGCTCTACCGCCTGGAG is a genomic window containing:
- a CDS encoding uracil-DNA glycosylase — its product is MDGAASLAALETCIQDCQACPLGAGRIKFVFGEGDPAARILFVGEGPGRDEDLQGRPFVGKAGELLDKMLGAMGFSRNQVYICNVVKCRPPDNRTPTPAEAQRCLPYLRRQIELIRPAVIVTLGATPLRELLGVSTGITRIRGQWQTLDMLGGIPVMPTFHPAYVLRQYTQDVRRAVWADLQAARNWLSENHGPAK
- a CDS encoding tetratricopeptide repeat protein, translating into MRLINVLFIVLIAFVLMSVGYVYMGNTAVLGQNIKLWTDVSVRVSSLLVGAFLLGFVLNLLYTGIMEFTRFVKGINASAATRAGKRLSSLLTEARDLLSHGLPGHARQVLESVLRERGDHVAASLLMAEALVKLGDYDAAVKHLEGCAQAHPEAIEFQYLLADALIAARNPEAAAVLLKRVAGDNPKVALRALRKLRTLHMDAGRWEEALDVHKRLMSRFAKEVNSPERAQGTALQYQVGLTKVEADLYKEAAQIFQQILKEDTTFVPAYLSLGRCMILQDQEVQGLEIWQEGFRTTGEGALLQEVEDYFIQSGKPEEGLAVLRRIAATSEFATTAKFFLGKMLYRLEILDEALVLFQEVRAQVVYSPILFFFMAKIHSRRGRMEQALNEYRQLLRNLGILRQRFECSVCGQKTPDYVDRCEACGSWNSSHFMFKENELPELHLRPETGPWVGMI